A single Bacillus sp. (in: firmicutes) DNA region contains:
- a CDS encoding fumarylacetoacetate hydrolase family protein: MKFVTAEINDELFVGVMNQSLDKVIHLRKVLDSMGSELQLPNMMIDCISLGDKFTAAVKEVLIWLEQADNRRDYEYSLSDVKLLAPIPRPRKNVFCVGKNYAAHAIELGSEKDIPEAMILFSKAPTAVIGHEGIVLNHKHVTDCLDYEGELAVIIGKKGKQIAKEEAMDYVFGYTIINDITARDLQERHKQYLLGKSLDTSCPMGPYIVHKSTIANPGNLNVETKVNGEVRQSANTEQFIFDIPTIISTISQGTTLESGDIIATGTPAGVGKGFKPPRYLNQGDVVEVTIDGIGTLRNMIEE, translated from the coding sequence ATGAAATTTGTAACTGCGGAAATTAATGATGAACTATTTGTTGGTGTAATGAATCAATCATTAGATAAAGTAATCCATCTTCGCAAAGTACTTGATTCAATGGGGAGCGAATTGCAATTACCTAATATGATGATTGATTGTATTTCTTTAGGTGATAAATTTACTGCTGCGGTGAAAGAGGTTTTAATCTGGTTGGAACAAGCAGATAATCGCCGAGATTATGAATACAGCTTAAGTGATGTCAAACTACTTGCACCGATTCCACGCCCGCGTAAAAATGTTTTTTGTGTAGGTAAAAACTATGCCGCTCATGCGATTGAGTTGGGGAGTGAAAAGGATATTCCAGAAGCAATGATTCTTTTCTCAAAAGCGCCAACAGCTGTTATTGGTCATGAGGGGATCGTCTTAAATCACAAGCATGTAACAGACTGTTTAGATTATGAAGGTGAACTCGCCGTCATTATTGGGAAAAAAGGAAAACAAATCGCAAAAGAAGAAGCAATGGACTATGTTTTTGGCTATACGATTATTAATGATATTACCGCTAGAGACCTTCAGGAGAGACATAAACAATATTTACTCGGCAAAAGCTTAGATACTTCTTGTCCAATGGGTCCTTATATCGTACATAAATCAACGATTGCTAATCCGGGGAATTTAAATGTCGAAACAAAAGTAAACGGTGAGGTCCGTCAATCTGCCAATACGGAGCAATTTATTTTTGACATCCCAACAATTATTTCAACGATTTCACAAGGAACTACATTAGAGTCTGGCGATATTATTGCAACAGGAACGCCAGCAGGGGTAGGGAAAGGATTTAAGCCGCCACGCTATTTAAATCAAGGGGATGTAGTGGAAGTGACAATTGACGGAATTGGTACATTACGGAATATGATTGAGGAGTAA
- a CDS encoding long-chain-fatty-acid--CoA ligase: protein MYVPMLLNDFLDRAVKLYGPKKAVINTDGREFTYSQLNDRVNQLSHGLVDLGVQKGDRVAYLAPNTLEMLEGFYGVFQTGAIMVPLNTRLKPEDYLFILNHSETKVLVCDGELYHQIAPIREQLQTVENVLIHYAEAGCKDIDYDRWLSKYPTDPFDRPEMDEQDVCSLLYTSGTTGNPKGVMLTHRNNYLHALSVQHHLRVSDKDTLLHILPMFHVNGWGSPFYYTANGATQVMLRKIMPETIFSLIQEQKVSVMHMAPTVLNSLLQYYDQNKQTFNHDIRIVIAGSAPAPAFVTKVEDELGWEFIQVYGMTESSPLSLYSPIRPHLEGLSKEQKHRLKAKAGISMIGCEVKVVNDFGEEVAWNGKEIGEIVTRSNSVMKGYWKNEQATMETIQDGWLHTGDMGTVDKYGTIEIVDRKKDIIISGGENISSIEVEGILYEHPSIIEAAVIALPNEKWGETPHAFVVVKEGATLTEEEVIQFSRSKLAHFKAVTGVTFVDELPKTASGKIQKIHLRNQKWEESGNIKGGRFVN from the coding sequence ATGTATGTTCCAATGTTATTAAATGATTTTTTAGATCGCGCCGTTAAATTATATGGTCCAAAAAAAGCAGTCATTAATACAGATGGGAGAGAGTTCACCTATTCGCAATTAAATGACAGAGTCAATCAGCTTTCACATGGATTAGTGGATTTAGGAGTGCAAAAAGGTGATCGTGTCGCTTATTTAGCGCCGAATACATTAGAAATGCTTGAAGGCTTTTACGGTGTTTTTCAAACAGGTGCCATAATGGTTCCGTTAAACACACGTCTAAAGCCAGAGGATTATTTATTTATTTTAAATCATAGTGAAACAAAAGTGTTGGTCTGCGACGGGGAGCTTTATCATCAAATTGCCCCTATTCGTGAGCAGCTGCAAACCGTTGAAAACGTTTTAATTCATTATGCTGAGGCTGGTTGTAAAGATATTGATTACGACCGCTGGTTAAGTAAATATCCAACTGATCCGTTTGACCGTCCAGAGATGGACGAGCAAGATGTATGTAGTTTATTATATACAAGCGGTACAACAGGTAATCCGAAGGGTGTTATGTTAACACATCGAAATAATTACTTACATGCCCTGTCTGTTCAGCATCATCTTCGTGTTTCTGACAAAGATACGCTGTTGCACATTTTACCGATGTTCCATGTAAATGGCTGGGGTTCGCCTTTCTATTATACGGCTAACGGCGCTACTCAAGTCATGCTAAGAAAAATCATGCCTGAGACAATTTTTAGTTTAATTCAAGAACAAAAAGTGTCTGTTATGCACATGGCGCCAACTGTGTTAAATAGTCTTCTTCAATACTATGATCAAAATAAACAAACGTTTAACCATGATATTCGCATTGTCATCGCTGGGTCTGCTCCTGCTCCTGCTTTTGTCACAAAAGTGGAGGACGAATTAGGCTGGGAGTTTATTCAAGTTTATGGAATGACGGAATCTTCGCCGCTTAGCTTGTATTCACCAATCCGCCCGCATTTGGAAGGATTATCAAAAGAACAAAAACATCGCTTGAAAGCGAAAGCCGGTATTTCCATGATTGGCTGTGAAGTTAAAGTCGTCAATGATTTTGGCGAGGAAGTAGCTTGGAATGGCAAGGAAATTGGAGAAATCGTAACGCGCAGCAACAGCGTTATGAAAGGGTATTGGAAAAACGAACAAGCGACGATGGAAACGATTCAGGACGGCTGGCTCCATACAGGTGATATGGGTACAGTAGACAAATACGGAACAATTGAAATTGTTGATCGGAAAAAAGACATTATTATTAGCGGCGGCGAAAATATTTCTTCAATCGAAGTTGAAGGTATTTTATATGAACATCCAAGCATTATAGAAGCAGCGGTCATTGCTCTGCCAAATGAAAAATGGGGTGAAACACCACATGCCTTCGTAGTCGTGAAGGAGGGGGCAACATTAACTGAAGAAGAAGTTATTCAATTCTCAAGAAGCAAGCTTGCTCACTTTAAAGCTGTTACTGGAGTCACATTTGTAGATGAGTTACCAAAAACAGCTTCTGGAAAAATCCAAAAAATCCATCTTCGCAACCAAAAATGGGAAGAGTCCGGAAATATTAAAGGCGGCCGTTTTGTAAACTAA
- a CDS encoding spore germination protein — protein sequence MPAIVGAVNVVSLAASSVMNIGDVFTIAPKSTAKTFAGAGSFITGDTNTVTNYYSNTNTYESDTVDQPMLLNL from the coding sequence ATGCCAGCAATTGTCGGAGCTGTAAATGTTGTGAGCTTAGCTGCAAGTAGTGTTATGAATATCGGGGATGTATTTACGATTGCACCAAAGAGCACAGCTAAAACCTTTGCAGGTGCCGGGTCTTTCATAACTGGGGATACGAATACAGTAACAAATTACTATAGCAACACGAACACATACGAATCGGACACTGTCGACCAGCCAATGCTCCTAAACTTATGA
- a CDS encoding spore gernimation protein KA, whose translation MNFYVNQSIVIQYIKIGGITNSSVLQIGSAGIIKPQAHLYNTGGFTGPAPQAEPYIPSVPLTGP comes from the coding sequence ATGAACTTTTATGTAAACCAAAGTATTGTCATTCAATACATTAAAATCGGTGGTATTACGAATTCGTCCGTCTTGCAAATCGGAAGTGCCGGCATTATCAAACCACAAGCACATTTATATAATACGGGTGGATTTACCGGACCGGCACCACAAGCAGAACCATATATACCATCCGTTCCATTAACAGGGCCATGA
- a CDS encoding spore gernimation protein GerPC: protein MNGSNGIHYYLYQVDSYLRVQQNQIQRLQEEVRSLQEKVNNLRDPQTTNIERIEYKFDQLKIETLEGTLNIGLTPQGMSDPDTVEHFSVNQDFPGGASIFQKYPELYPRLREGVMQYLRTDCQQLIDECALKYNKNVTGPHRTFIIEDIERQLDERLNYHLNKTTNNVIRNGGQEEIIYLVMSEVKKDITNAIDAFIKHMPMGGNFA from the coding sequence ATGAACGGAAGTAATGGCATTCATTATTATTTATACCAAGTTGATTCCTATTTGCGTGTCCAGCAAAATCAAATCCAAAGATTGCAGGAAGAAGTAAGGTCTTTACAGGAAAAGGTAAACAATCTTCGCGACCCACAAACAACGAATATCGAAAGAATTGAATATAAATTTGATCAATTAAAAATTGAGACATTAGAGGGAACGCTTAATATTGGCTTAACACCTCAGGGCATGTCAGATCCTGATACAGTGGAACATTTCTCAGTTAACCAAGACTTTCCGGGAGGCGCCTCTATTTTTCAAAAATATCCTGAGTTATATCCAAGATTAAGAGAAGGGGTTATGCAATATTTAAGAACAGACTGTCAACAATTAATAGATGAATGTGCGCTGAAATATAATAAGAACGTTACCGGCCCACATCGAACATTTATTATTGAGGATATAGAGAGACAGCTCGATGAACGTCTAAATTATCACTTAAATAAAACAACAAATAATGTAATCAGGAATGGTGGCCAAGAGGAAATTATTTATTTAGTAATGTCAGAAGTTAAAAAAGATATTACGAATGCAATTGATGCTTTTATTAAGCATATGCCTATGGGAGGGAATTTTGCATGA
- a CDS encoding spore gernimation protein GerPD, translated as MNYTVINHDLTVCNIKITGVSVSSVFLVGDTNTISMASAFDTPPESLIIGPTVQIEQ; from the coding sequence ATGAATTATACTGTTATTAACCATGATCTTACCGTTTGTAATATTAAGATTACCGGTGTATCTGTTTCTTCTGTATTTTTAGTTGGAGATACAAATACGATATCAATGGCTTCAGCTTTTGATACGCCACCTGAATCTTTAATCATTGGACCAACCGTTCAGATTGAACAGTAA
- a CDS encoding spore germination protein GerPE, with product MQQRLSIVDKLQIRSVFLSSIIEIGDSNMVLPFSRALAVHREHQLLGGGEGSMNYPIFYRPLPRPIITEQVSVRRMNESPKIHVHSISIIGLSTSSVVHIGSTNLIYGEGRVKHIRQLIDAKQDIQTVEISK from the coding sequence TTGCAGCAAAGACTTTCCATCGTTGATAAGCTTCAGATTAGATCAGTATTTTTAAGCTCTATTATTGAAATTGGTGATTCTAACATGGTTCTCCCCTTTTCAAGGGCCTTGGCCGTCCATCGCGAACATCAACTTTTGGGTGGAGGCGAAGGGAGTATGAATTATCCTATTTTTTATCGTCCTCTTCCTAGACCAATCATAACAGAGCAAGTATCGGTAAGAAGAATGAATGAATCACCGAAAATTCATGTTCATTCTATCTCTATTATTGGTCTTTCTACTTCCTCCGTTGTTCATATCGGTTCAACAAATCTCATATACGGGGAAGGAAGGGTTAAACATATCCGTCAATTAATAGATGCCAAACAAGATATACAAACCGTGGAAATATCGAAATAG
- a CDS encoding spore germination protein, whose translation MPSVIGGPINITHADGVVHFGDSFYIAPKTVAKTYSGSGGANTGNFVLANSGVSATNTFDSDATDQTTANNG comes from the coding sequence ATGCCTTCAGTAATTGGTGGACCGATTAATATTACACATGCAGACGGGGTTGTTCATTTTGGTGATTCTTTTTATATTGCTCCAAAAACTGTAGCAAAAACTTATTCTGGATCCGGTGGAGCGAATACAGGCAATTTTGTTCTAGCAAATAGCGGCGTAAGTGCAACAAACACATTTGATTCTGATGCAACTGATCAAACTACTGCAAATAATGGATAA